One window of Oreochromis niloticus isolate F11D_XX linkage group LG23, O_niloticus_UMD_NMBU, whole genome shotgun sequence genomic DNA carries:
- the LOC106096911 gene encoding protein NLRC3 isoform X1, which produces MPETTSIPEQEASATSNLQILGCKHVMDQDQAGPRQMICPVLNSSAVKKTDGLLKEWLWETLETLGTEELKNFKWCLQNVTESKDGFKPIKKSRLENADRLDTVDLMVQMYDTKTAEVTKKILRKIKRNEGQPFPQILLQDQPANATDAFVQCQCKIKSKLKKKFQCVFEGIAKAGNPTFLNQIYTELYITEQKTTKVNDEHEVRQIETASQKMHRSETAIRLDDIFKGSTGRDEPIRTVLTKGVAGIGKTVLTQKFTLDWAEDKTNQNIEFTFPFTFKELNVLKEKKFSLVELVHRFFTETKKAGICSFEDFQVVFILDGLDECRLSLDFHNTEIFTDVTESTSVDVLLTNLIRGHLFPSARLWITTRPAAANQIPPECVSMMTEVRGFTDQQKEEYFKKRFRDKEQASRIISNIKASRSLHIMCHIPVFCWITATVLEDVLKTRDGEELPKTLTEMYIHFLVLQAKVKKVKYDGGAETDPHWSPESRKMIESLGKLAFDQLQKGNLIFYESDLTECGIDIRAASVYSGVFTQIFKEERGLYQDKVFCFIHLSVQEFLAALHVHLTFINFEVNLLVEEETLFTNFYQCAVDEALQSPNGHLDLFLRFLLGLSLVTNQILLRGLVTYSKSISKASKETVCYIENKLCENLPTEKTINLFHCLNELNDCSLVETIHWNLSLGRLYPDELSPDEWSAVVFILLSSEKDLDVFELKKYVSESALLRLLPVVKDSKKAVLSGCNLSQRSFEALSSVLNCDSSHLRKLDLSNNNVQDSDVKILSAGLKSSYCRLDSLRLCDCKLSQRSCDVLSSVLISQTCSLRELDLNHNDLQDSGVKMLSAALKRTQCKLEMLRSTSDNWLSGCMITSEGCVSLASALSSNPSYLKELDLSYNHPGDSGVKLLSARLNDPHWRLDTLRLEPAGVQWLRPGLRKYACELTLDSNTANRKLKLTDNSRKVVYEGCQSYPDHPDRFDRCPQMLCGNSLTGRCYWEFEWKGDVQLAVSYRGIRRRGDGLDCRFGENDQSWSLFCFDNRFSVWHNNRHALLPFFSPTVSSSVSNRVGVFVDCPAGTLSFYRVSSDTLIHLHTFNTTFTEPLYPGIGCFIHSSVTLCDL; this is translated from the exons GTAAAAAAGACAGACGGGCTTTTAAAGGAATGGTTGTGGGAAACTCTGGAGACTTTGGGAACTGAGGAGCTGAAAAACTTCAAGTGGTGTCTGCAAAATGTTACTGAGTCAAAGGATGGCTTCAAGCCAATCAAAAAGAGTCGACTGGAGAACGCAGACAGACTGGACACAGTGGACCTGATGGTGCAGATGTACGATACAAAGACTGCAGAGGTGACGAAGAAGATTTTAAGGAAGATCAAAAGGAATGAAG GACAACCCTTTCCCCAAATTCTGCTGCAGGATCAACCAGCTAATGCCACAG ATGCTTTTGTTCAGTGTCAATGCAAAATAAAGTCCAAACtaaagaagaagttccagtgtgtgtttgaggggatcgctaaagcaggaaacccaacatTTCttaatcagatctacacagagctctacatcacagaacAAAAGACTACAAAGGTTAATGATGAACATGaagtcagacagattgaaacagcatcccaGAAAATGCACAGATCAGAAACAGCAATAAGATTAGACGATATCTTCAAAGGCTCcactggaagagatgaaccaatcagaacagtgctgacaaagggagtggctggcattgggaaaactgTCTTAACACAAAAattcactctggactgggctgaagacaaaacCAACCAGAACATTGAATTCacatttccattcactttcaagGAGCTCAATGTGTTGAAGGagaaaaagttcagcttggtagAACTTGTGCATcgcttctttactgaaaccaaaaaagcaggaatctgcagctttgaagacttccaggttgtgttcatcttagACGGTCTTGATGAGTGTCGACTTTCTTTAGACTTCCACAACACTGAGATCTTTACTGATGTTACAGAGTcgacctcagtggatgtgctgctgacaaacctcatcaggggaCATCTGtttccctctgctcgcctctggataaccacaagacctgcagcagccaatcaaatcCCTCCTGAATGTGTTAGTAtgatgacagaggtcagagggttcactgaccaaCAGAAAGAGGAGTACTTTaagaagagattcagagataaggagcaggccagcaggatcatctccaaCATCAAggcatcacgaagcctccacatcatgtgccacatcccagtcttctgctggatcactgctacagttctggaggatgtgctgaaaaCCAGAGACGGAGaagagctgcccaagaccctgactgagatgtacatccacttcctggtgcttcaggccaaagtgaagaaggtcaagtatgatggaggagctgagacagatccacactggagtccagagagcaggaagatgattgagtctctgggaaaactggcttttgatcagctgcagaaaggaaacctgatcttctatgaatcagacctgacagagtgtggcatcgatatcagagcagcctcagtgtactcaggagtgttcacacagatctttaaagaggagagaggactgtaccaggacaaggtgttctgcttcatccatctgagtgttcaggagtttctggctgctcttcatgttcACCTGACATTTATCAACTTTGAAGTGAATCTGCTGGTAGAAGAAGAAACCTTATTTACAAACTTCTACCAATGTGCTGTGGAcgaggccttacagagtccaaacgGACACCTGGACTTATTTCTCCGCTTTCTGCTGGGTCTTTCACTGGTAACCAATCAGATTCTACTCAGAGGCCTTGTGACTTATTCAAAAAGTATCTCAAAAGCCAGTAAAGAAACAGTCTGCTACATTGAGAACAAGCTCTGTGAGAATCTGCCTACAGAGAAAACTATCAATCTCTTTCattgtctgaatgaactgaatgattgtTCTCTAGTAGAGACAATCCATTGGAACCTGAGTTTAGGGCGTCTCTACCCAGACGAACTGTCTCCTGACGAGTGGTCAGCcgtggtcttcatcttactgtcatcagaaaaggATCTGGATGTTTTTGAGCTGAAGAAATATGTTTCAGAAAgtgctcttctgaggctgctacCAGTCGTCAAAGACTCCAAGAAAGCTGT ACTAAGTGGCTGTAACCTTTCACAGAGAAGCtttgaagctctgtcctcagttttAAACTGTGACTCATCTCATCTGAGGAAGCTGGATCTGAGTAACAACAATGTGCAAGATTCTGATGTGAAGATACTGTCTGCTGGATTGAAGAGTTCATACTGCAGACTGGATTCACTCAG GCTCTGTGACTGCAAACTCTCACAGAGAAGCTGTGACgttctgtcctcagttctcatcTCACAGACTTGTAGCCTGAGGGAGCTGGACCTGAACCACAATGATCTGCAAGATTCGGGAGTGAAGATGCTATCTGCTGCACTGAAGAGGACACAGTGCAAACTGGAAATGCTCAGGTCAACAAGTGATAACTG GCTGTCAGGGTGTATGATTACAAGTGAAGGCTGTGTGTcactggcctcagctctgagctccaacccctctTATCTGAAAGAGCTGGatctgagctacaatcatccaggagactcaggaGTGAAGCTGCTGTCAGCTAGACTGAATGATCCACACTGGAGACTGGACACGCTCAG gttggagcctgctggagttcaGTGGTTGAGACccggtctgaggaagt ATGCATGTGAACTCACGCTGGactcaaacacagcaaacagaaaACTCAAACTCACTGACAACAGCAGGAAGGTGGTATATGAGGGCTGTCAGTCATATCCTGACCATCCAGATAGGTTTGACAGGTGTCCTCAAATGCTGTGTGGAAATAGCCTGAcaggtcgctgttactgggagttTGAATGGAAAGGAGATGTTCAGTTAGCTGTGAGTTACAGAGGAATCAGAAGAAGAGGAGACGGGCTTGATTGCAGGTTTGGGGagaatgatcagtcctggagtctctTCTGCTTTGATAATCGTTTCTCTGTCTGGCACAACAACAGACATGCTCtcctcccttttttttctcccactgtgtcctcctctgtctctaacagagtaggAGTAtttgtggactgtcctgctggcactctgtccttctacagagtctcctctgacactctgatccacctccacaccttcaacaccacattcactgaacctctttATCCTGGAATAGGGTGTTTTATTCATTCCTCTGTGACTCTGTGCGATCTTTAG
- the LOC109194560 gene encoding immunoglobulin lambda-like polypeptide 1 → MEVLPYNLQDFKDLLLTSQCQISQHIFRGRVESMPQDCFGSKRGTNTKSGDRIFGSGVKLYVTDMPVLKPSVTVYQAASSDHLEEKRSLLCVASQMVPPVVQITWKRQEQDGSSLALTPGGTEQLDVIESDYTASILLIHQRDENSHTYDCSVTHEGGTVEQQIEEGVSQSPPKELPPDTLSTNQTLTERPSSEHPVSQKQVKLLCLVYTVLITKSLVYCCGVFLLRLVRRNCKHAAD, encoded by the exons ATGGAGGTCCTTCCTTACAACTTACAGGACTTCAaggatctgttgctaacatctCAGTGCCAGATATCACAGCACATCTTCAGGGGTCGAGTGGAATCCATGCCTCAGGactgttttggcagcaaaagaGGGACCAACACAAAATCAG GGGACAGGATCTTTGGCTCTGGAGTTAAACTGTACGTAACAG ATATGCCGGTACTGAAGCCCTCGGTGACAGTGTACCAAGCAGCATCCAGTGATCATCTGGAGGAGAAGAGATCCCTGCTGTGTGTGGCCTCACAAATGGTTCCTCCTGTGGTCCAGATCACCTGGAAAAGGCAGGAGCAGGACGGATCTTCGCTGGCATTGACCCCTGGTGGCACAGAACAGCTGGACGTCATAGAGTCCGATTACACTGCCAGCATCTTGTTGATCCATCAGCGAGACGAGAACTCACATACATATGACTGTTCTGTCACACACGAGGGGGGGACGGTGGAGCAACAAATAGAGGAAG GAGTTTCTCAAAGTCCACCAAAAGAACTTCCACCAGATACACTTTCCACCAATCAAACTTTAACAGAACGTCCATCATCAGAACATCCTGTGTCTCAAAAACAAGTAAAACTGCTCTGCCTGGTGTACACGGTGCTGATCACGAAGAGTCTGGTGTACTGCTGTGGAGTCTTTCTGCTCAGGCTCGTCAGACGCAACTGCAAACACGCAGCTGACTGA
- the LOC106096911 gene encoding protein NLRC3 isoform X3, giving the protein MVQMYDTKTAEVTKKILRKIKRNEGQPFPQILLQDQPANATDAFVQCQCKIKSKLKKKFQCVFEGIAKAGNPTFLNQIYTELYITEQKTTKVNDEHEVRQIETASQKMHRSETAIRLDDIFKGSTGRDEPIRTVLTKGVAGIGKTVLTQKFTLDWAEDKTNQNIEFTFPFTFKELNVLKEKKFSLVELVHRFFTETKKAGICSFEDFQVVFILDGLDECRLSLDFHNTEIFTDVTESTSVDVLLTNLIRGHLFPSARLWITTRPAAANQIPPECVSMMTEVRGFTDQQKEEYFKKRFRDKEQASRIISNIKASRSLHIMCHIPVFCWITATVLEDVLKTRDGEELPKTLTEMYIHFLVLQAKVKKVKYDGGAETDPHWSPESRKMIESLGKLAFDQLQKGNLIFYESDLTECGIDIRAASVYSGVFTQIFKEERGLYQDKVFCFIHLSVQEFLAALHVHLTFINFEVNLLVEEETLFTNFYQCAVDEALQSPNGHLDLFLRFLLGLSLVTNQILLRGLVTYSKSISKASKETVCYIENKLCENLPTEKTINLFHCLNELNDCSLVETIHWNLSLGRLYPDELSPDEWSAVVFILLSSEKDLDVFELKKYVSESALLRLLPVVKDSKKAVLSGCNLSQRSFEALSSVLNCDSSHLRKLDLSNNNVQDSDVKILSAGLKSSYCRLDSLRLCDCKLSQRSCDVLSSVLISQTCSLRELDLNHNDLQDSGVKMLSAALKRTQCKLEMLRSTSDNWLSGCMITSEGCVSLASALSSNPSYLKELDLSYNHPGDSGVKLLSARLNDPHWRLDTLRLEPAGVQWLRPGLRKYACELTLDSNTANRKLKLTDNSRKVVYEGCQSYPDHPDRFDRCPQMLCGNSLTGRCYWEFEWKGDVQLAVSYRGIRRRGDGLDCRFGENDQSWSLFCFDNRFSVWHNNRHALLPFFSPTVSSSVSNRVGVFVDCPAGTLSFYRVSSDTLIHLHTFNTTFTEPLYPGIGCFIHSSVTLCDL; this is encoded by the exons ATGGTGCAGATGTACGATACAAAGACTGCAGAGGTGACGAAGAAGATTTTAAGGAAGATCAAAAGGAATGAAG GACAACCCTTTCCCCAAATTCTGCTGCAGGATCAACCAGCTAATGCCACAG ATGCTTTTGTTCAGTGTCAATGCAAAATAAAGTCCAAACtaaagaagaagttccagtgtgtgtttgaggggatcgctaaagcaggaaacccaacatTTCttaatcagatctacacagagctctacatcacagaacAAAAGACTACAAAGGTTAATGATGAACATGaagtcagacagattgaaacagcatcccaGAAAATGCACAGATCAGAAACAGCAATAAGATTAGACGATATCTTCAAAGGCTCcactggaagagatgaaccaatcagaacagtgctgacaaagggagtggctggcattgggaaaactgTCTTAACACAAAAattcactctggactgggctgaagacaaaacCAACCAGAACATTGAATTCacatttccattcactttcaagGAGCTCAATGTGTTGAAGGagaaaaagttcagcttggtagAACTTGTGCATcgcttctttactgaaaccaaaaaagcaggaatctgcagctttgaagacttccaggttgtgttcatcttagACGGTCTTGATGAGTGTCGACTTTCTTTAGACTTCCACAACACTGAGATCTTTACTGATGTTACAGAGTcgacctcagtggatgtgctgctgacaaacctcatcaggggaCATCTGtttccctctgctcgcctctggataaccacaagacctgcagcagccaatcaaatcCCTCCTGAATGTGTTAGTAtgatgacagaggtcagagggttcactgaccaaCAGAAAGAGGAGTACTTTaagaagagattcagagataaggagcaggccagcaggatcatctccaaCATCAAggcatcacgaagcctccacatcatgtgccacatcccagtcttctgctggatcactgctacagttctggaggatgtgctgaaaaCCAGAGACGGAGaagagctgcccaagaccctgactgagatgtacatccacttcctggtgcttcaggccaaagtgaagaaggtcaagtatgatggaggagctgagacagatccacactggagtccagagagcaggaagatgattgagtctctgggaaaactggcttttgatcagctgcagaaaggaaacctgatcttctatgaatcagacctgacagagtgtggcatcgatatcagagcagcctcagtgtactcaggagtgttcacacagatctttaaagaggagagaggactgtaccaggacaaggtgttctgcttcatccatctgagtgttcaggagtttctggctgctcttcatgttcACCTGACATTTATCAACTTTGAAGTGAATCTGCTGGTAGAAGAAGAAACCTTATTTACAAACTTCTACCAATGTGCTGTGGAcgaggccttacagagtccaaacgGACACCTGGACTTATTTCTCCGCTTTCTGCTGGGTCTTTCACTGGTAACCAATCAGATTCTACTCAGAGGCCTTGTGACTTATTCAAAAAGTATCTCAAAAGCCAGTAAAGAAACAGTCTGCTACATTGAGAACAAGCTCTGTGAGAATCTGCCTACAGAGAAAACTATCAATCTCTTTCattgtctgaatgaactgaatgattgtTCTCTAGTAGAGACAATCCATTGGAACCTGAGTTTAGGGCGTCTCTACCCAGACGAACTGTCTCCTGACGAGTGGTCAGCcgtggtcttcatcttactgtcatcagaaaaggATCTGGATGTTTTTGAGCTGAAGAAATATGTTTCAGAAAgtgctcttctgaggctgctacCAGTCGTCAAAGACTCCAAGAAAGCTGT ACTAAGTGGCTGTAACCTTTCACAGAGAAGCtttgaagctctgtcctcagttttAAACTGTGACTCATCTCATCTGAGGAAGCTGGATCTGAGTAACAACAATGTGCAAGATTCTGATGTGAAGATACTGTCTGCTGGATTGAAGAGTTCATACTGCAGACTGGATTCACTCAG GCTCTGTGACTGCAAACTCTCACAGAGAAGCTGTGACgttctgtcctcagttctcatcTCACAGACTTGTAGCCTGAGGGAGCTGGACCTGAACCACAATGATCTGCAAGATTCGGGAGTGAAGATGCTATCTGCTGCACTGAAGAGGACACAGTGCAAACTGGAAATGCTCAGGTCAACAAGTGATAACTG GCTGTCAGGGTGTATGATTACAAGTGAAGGCTGTGTGTcactggcctcagctctgagctccaacccctctTATCTGAAAGAGCTGGatctgagctacaatcatccaggagactcaggaGTGAAGCTGCTGTCAGCTAGACTGAATGATCCACACTGGAGACTGGACACGCTCAG gttggagcctgctggagttcaGTGGTTGAGACccggtctgaggaagt ATGCATGTGAACTCACGCTGGactcaaacacagcaaacagaaaACTCAAACTCACTGACAACAGCAGGAAGGTGGTATATGAGGGCTGTCAGTCATATCCTGACCATCCAGATAGGTTTGACAGGTGTCCTCAAATGCTGTGTGGAAATAGCCTGAcaggtcgctgttactgggagttTGAATGGAAAGGAGATGTTCAGTTAGCTGTGAGTTACAGAGGAATCAGAAGAAGAGGAGACGGGCTTGATTGCAGGTTTGGGGagaatgatcagtcctggagtctctTCTGCTTTGATAATCGTTTCTCTGTCTGGCACAACAACAGACATGCTCtcctcccttttttttctcccactgtgtcctcctctgtctctaacagagtaggAGTAtttgtggactgtcctgctggcactctgtccttctacagagtctcctctgacactctgatccacctccacaccttcaacaccacattcactgaacctctttATCCTGGAATAGGGTGTTTTATTCATTCCTCTGTGACTCTGTGCGATCTTTAG
- the LOC106096911 gene encoding NACHT, LRR and PYD domains-containing protein 3 isoform X2, which translates to MPETTSIPEQEASATSNLQILGCKHVMDQDQAGPRQMICPVLNSSAVKKTDGLLKEWLWETLETLGTEELKNFKWCLQNVTESKDGFKPIKKSRLENADRLDTVDLMVQMYDTKTAEVTKKILRKIKRNEGQPFPQILLQDQPANATDAFVQCQCKIKSKLKKKFQCVFEGIAKAGNPTFLNQIYTELYITEQKTTKVNDEHEVRQIETASQKMHRSETAIRLDDIFKGSTGRDEPIRTVLTKGVAGIGKTVLTQKFTLDWAEDKTNQNIEFTFPFTFKELNVLKEKKFSLVELVHRFFTETKKAGICSFEDFQVVFILDGLDECRLSLDFHNTEIFTDVTESTSVDVLLTNLIRGHLFPSARLWITTRPAAANQIPPECVSMMTEVRGFTDQQKEEYFKKRFRDKEQASRIISNIKASRSLHIMCHIPVFCWITATVLEDVLKTRDGEELPKTLTEMYIHFLVLQAKVKKVKYDGGAETDPHWSPESRKMIESLGKLAFDQLQKGNLIFYESDLTECGIDIRAASVYSGVFTQIFKEERGLYQDKVFCFIHLSVQEFLAALHVHLTFINFEVNLLVEEETLFTNFYQCAVDEALQSPNGHLDLFLRFLLGLSLVTNQILLRGLVTYSKSISKASKETVCYIENKLCENLPTEKTINLFHCLNELNDCSLVETIHWNLSLGRLYPDELSPDEWSAVVFILLSSEKDLDVFELKKYVSESALLRLLPVVKDSKKAVLSGCNLSQRSFEALSSVLNCDSSHLRKLDLSNNNVQDSDVKILSAGLKSSYCRLDSLRLCDCKLSQRSCDVLSSVLISQTCSLRELDLNHNDLQDSGVKMLSAALKRTQCKLEMLRLSGCMITSEGCVSLASALSSNPSYLKELDLSYNHPGDSGVKLLSARLNDPHWRLDTLRLEPAGVQWLRPGLRKYACELTLDSNTANRKLKLTDNSRKVVYEGCQSYPDHPDRFDRCPQMLCGNSLTGRCYWEFEWKGDVQLAVSYRGIRRRGDGLDCRFGENDQSWSLFCFDNRFSVWHNNRHALLPFFSPTVSSSVSNRVGVFVDCPAGTLSFYRVSSDTLIHLHTFNTTFTEPLYPGIGCFIHSSVTLCDL; encoded by the exons GTAAAAAAGACAGACGGGCTTTTAAAGGAATGGTTGTGGGAAACTCTGGAGACTTTGGGAACTGAGGAGCTGAAAAACTTCAAGTGGTGTCTGCAAAATGTTACTGAGTCAAAGGATGGCTTCAAGCCAATCAAAAAGAGTCGACTGGAGAACGCAGACAGACTGGACACAGTGGACCTGATGGTGCAGATGTACGATACAAAGACTGCAGAGGTGACGAAGAAGATTTTAAGGAAGATCAAAAGGAATGAAG GACAACCCTTTCCCCAAATTCTGCTGCAGGATCAACCAGCTAATGCCACAG ATGCTTTTGTTCAGTGTCAATGCAAAATAAAGTCCAAACtaaagaagaagttccagtgtgtgtttgaggggatcgctaaagcaggaaacccaacatTTCttaatcagatctacacagagctctacatcacagaacAAAAGACTACAAAGGTTAATGATGAACATGaagtcagacagattgaaacagcatcccaGAAAATGCACAGATCAGAAACAGCAATAAGATTAGACGATATCTTCAAAGGCTCcactggaagagatgaaccaatcagaacagtgctgacaaagggagtggctggcattgggaaaactgTCTTAACACAAAAattcactctggactgggctgaagacaaaacCAACCAGAACATTGAATTCacatttccattcactttcaagGAGCTCAATGTGTTGAAGGagaaaaagttcagcttggtagAACTTGTGCATcgcttctttactgaaaccaaaaaagcaggaatctgcagctttgaagacttccaggttgtgttcatcttagACGGTCTTGATGAGTGTCGACTTTCTTTAGACTTCCACAACACTGAGATCTTTACTGATGTTACAGAGTcgacctcagtggatgtgctgctgacaaacctcatcaggggaCATCTGtttccctctgctcgcctctggataaccacaagacctgcagcagccaatcaaatcCCTCCTGAATGTGTTAGTAtgatgacagaggtcagagggttcactgaccaaCAGAAAGAGGAGTACTTTaagaagagattcagagataaggagcaggccagcaggatcatctccaaCATCAAggcatcacgaagcctccacatcatgtgccacatcccagtcttctgctggatcactgctacagttctggaggatgtgctgaaaaCCAGAGACGGAGaagagctgcccaagaccctgactgagatgtacatccacttcctggtgcttcaggccaaagtgaagaaggtcaagtatgatggaggagctgagacagatccacactggagtccagagagcaggaagatgattgagtctctgggaaaactggcttttgatcagctgcagaaaggaaacctgatcttctatgaatcagacctgacagagtgtggcatcgatatcagagcagcctcagtgtactcaggagtgttcacacagatctttaaagaggagagaggactgtaccaggacaaggtgttctgcttcatccatctgagtgttcaggagtttctggctgctcttcatgttcACCTGACATTTATCAACTTTGAAGTGAATCTGCTGGTAGAAGAAGAAACCTTATTTACAAACTTCTACCAATGTGCTGTGGAcgaggccttacagagtccaaacgGACACCTGGACTTATTTCTCCGCTTTCTGCTGGGTCTTTCACTGGTAACCAATCAGATTCTACTCAGAGGCCTTGTGACTTATTCAAAAAGTATCTCAAAAGCCAGTAAAGAAACAGTCTGCTACATTGAGAACAAGCTCTGTGAGAATCTGCCTACAGAGAAAACTATCAATCTCTTTCattgtctgaatgaactgaatgattgtTCTCTAGTAGAGACAATCCATTGGAACCTGAGTTTAGGGCGTCTCTACCCAGACGAACTGTCTCCTGACGAGTGGTCAGCcgtggtcttcatcttactgtcatcagaaaaggATCTGGATGTTTTTGAGCTGAAGAAATATGTTTCAGAAAgtgctcttctgaggctgctacCAGTCGTCAAAGACTCCAAGAAAGCTGT ACTAAGTGGCTGTAACCTTTCACAGAGAAGCtttgaagctctgtcctcagttttAAACTGTGACTCATCTCATCTGAGGAAGCTGGATCTGAGTAACAACAATGTGCAAGATTCTGATGTGAAGATACTGTCTGCTGGATTGAAGAGTTCATACTGCAGACTGGATTCACTCAG GCTCTGTGACTGCAAACTCTCACAGAGAAGCTGTGACgttctgtcctcagttctcatcTCACAGACTTGTAGCCTGAGGGAGCTGGACCTGAACCACAATGATCTGCAAGATTCGGGAGTGAAGATGCTATCTGCTGCACTGAAGAGGACACAGTGCAAACTGGAAATGCTCAG GCTGTCAGGGTGTATGATTACAAGTGAAGGCTGTGTGTcactggcctcagctctgagctccaacccctctTATCTGAAAGAGCTGGatctgagctacaatcatccaggagactcaggaGTGAAGCTGCTGTCAGCTAGACTGAATGATCCACACTGGAGACTGGACACGCTCAG gttggagcctgctggagttcaGTGGTTGAGACccggtctgaggaagt ATGCATGTGAACTCACGCTGGactcaaacacagcaaacagaaaACTCAAACTCACTGACAACAGCAGGAAGGTGGTATATGAGGGCTGTCAGTCATATCCTGACCATCCAGATAGGTTTGACAGGTGTCCTCAAATGCTGTGTGGAAATAGCCTGAcaggtcgctgttactgggagttTGAATGGAAAGGAGATGTTCAGTTAGCTGTGAGTTACAGAGGAATCAGAAGAAGAGGAGACGGGCTTGATTGCAGGTTTGGGGagaatgatcagtcctggagtctctTCTGCTTTGATAATCGTTTCTCTGTCTGGCACAACAACAGACATGCTCtcctcccttttttttctcccactgtgtcctcctctgtctctaacagagtaggAGTAtttgtggactgtcctgctggcactctgtccttctacagagtctcctctgacactctgatccacctccacaccttcaacaccacattcactgaacctctttATCCTGGAATAGGGTGTTTTATTCATTCCTCTGTGACTCTGTGCGATCTTTAG